One segment of Salvia splendens isolate huo1 chromosome 20, SspV2, whole genome shotgun sequence DNA contains the following:
- the LOC121781911 gene encoding (-)-isopiperitenone reductase-like — protein MLDQTTLEKAEQIIQTNYFGTKNMIKAMVPLMRPSEPGARIVNVSSKLGRLSGRRNRIENAEERKKLENEELLSEELIDEVMETFLKEVKDGSWKEGGWPNVFTDYSLSKLAVNTYTRLMAREFASRPEGQKIYINCYCPGWVRTAMTSWAGHISIEDGADTAVWLALLPDQFVTGKFFSERREINF, from the exons ATGCTGGATCAGACAACTCTGGAAAAAGCTGAGCAAATTATCCAGACAAACTATTTTGGTACCAAAAACATGATCAAGGCAATGGTTCCTCTTATGAGGCCTTCCGAGCCAGGTGCTCGGATCGTTAATGTCAGTTCCAAATTGGGAAGGCTTAGCGGGAGGAGAAAT AGAATTGAAAACGCTGAAGAACGAAAAAAGCTGGAAAACGAGGagttgctgtccgaggagttgATTGATGAAGTGATGGAAACATTCTTGAAGGAAGTGAAGGATGGGAGTTGGAAAGAAGGGGGATGGCCTAATGTGTTTACAGACTATTCTTTGTCGAAACTGGCGGTTAACACGTACACAAGGCTGATGGCGAGGGAGTTTGCTAGTCGGCCAGAAGGGCAGAAGATATACATCAATTGCTACTGCCCCGGGTGGGTGAGGACCGCTATGACTAGCTGGGCTGGACATATTAGTATCGAGGATGGAGCTGACACAGCCGTGTGGCTCGCCTTGCTTCCTGATCAGTTTGTGACTGGCAAGTTCTTCTCCGAGAGGCGGGAGATCAATTTCTGA